One genomic segment of Mastomys coucha isolate ucsf_1 unplaced genomic scaffold, UCSF_Mcou_1 pScaffold22, whole genome shotgun sequence includes these proteins:
- the Ramp3 gene encoding receptor activity-modifying protein 3 isoform X1 — METPARRLHLLPLLLLLCELVESCFQCLCGSFGAMCMEDHRFQSSGECAQVCGCNETGMLERLPRCGKAFAEMMQKVAVWKWCNLSEFIVYYESFTNCTEMETNIVGCYWPNPLAQSFITGIHRQFFSNCTMDRTHWEDPPDEVLIPLIAVPVVLTVAMAGLVVWRSKHTDRLL; from the exons aGCTTGTAGAGTCATGCTTTCAGTGCTTGTGTGGCTCCTTTGGAGCTATGTGCATGGAAGACCATCGCTTTCAAAGTTCAG GTGAGTGTGCCCAAGTATGCGGCTGCAATGAGACAGGAATGCTGGAGAGGTTGCCTCGCTGTGGGAAAGCCTTCGCTGAAATGATGCAGAAGGTGGCTGTCTGGAAGTGGTGCAACCTGTCCGAGTTCATTGT GTACTATGAAAGCTTTACGAACTGCACCGAGATGGAGACCAACATCGTGGGCTGCTACTGGCCCAACCCGCTTGCCCAGAGCTTCATTACTGGTATCCACAGGCAGTTCTTTTCCAATTGCACCATGGACAGGACCCACTGGGAAGACCCTCCGGATGAAGTACTCATCCCATTGATCGCAGTTCCTGTTGTGCTGACTGTGGCTATGGCTGGCCTGGTGGTGTGGCGCAGCAAGCACACTGACCGGCTGCTGTGA